In Georgenia soli, a genomic segment contains:
- a CDS encoding DEAD/DEAH box helicase: protein MSTPVTDLAPARPATDDTPETPAAAVALEIPADAAPEAAGRTFADLGLPADLLAAVEDLGFTTPTDIQAEAIPVLLSGRDVVGIAQTGTGKTAAFGLPLLEAVDAADRSVQALVLTPTRELAMQVADAVASFAHRTKNLTVLPVYGGSSYVPQLRALKDGAQVVVGTPGRVMDLIERGSLKLGGVKFLVLDEADEMLRMGFAEDVEEIASHVPADRRTALFSATMPAAIKRVAATHLTDPVRVAVTRPASTVATVRQTYAVVPFKHKTGALARVLATTDAEAAIVFVRTKGTVEDVSLELSSRGISAAGLSGDVPQKEREKLVERLRAGSLDVLVATDVAARGLDVERIGLVVNFDVPRENDAYVHRIGRTGRAGRTGTALTFLTPRERSRLHQIEKATGSSLEEIAIPTPADVSAHKAQQLFTQISARREAGRLHMYRDVITAHLEETGTDLLEVAATLVALAVGDEGPRRREDDGETYPRIRREEQVDEDGTFLGASFDEGFAPRASRGGERGAAERGGRRPRVAGARYRVEVGHKDGVQPGAIVGAITGEGGLRGSDLGKIDIFPSFSLVEISGEMTPETSRRIGAARVAGRPLKIRPDEGPRSGGDRGDRRGTDRKPFKAKRHGAGQGDHGERPFRSSRPVGARRAY, encoded by the coding sequence GTGAGCACCCCTGTGACTGACCTCGCCCCCGCACGCCCGGCCACCGACGACACGCCGGAGACCCCGGCCGCCGCCGTCGCGCTCGAGATCCCCGCCGACGCCGCGCCGGAGGCTGCCGGCCGCACCTTTGCCGACCTCGGGCTCCCCGCGGACCTCCTCGCCGCCGTCGAGGACCTCGGCTTCACCACCCCCACCGACATCCAGGCCGAGGCCATCCCGGTGCTGCTCTCCGGGCGCGACGTCGTCGGCATCGCCCAGACCGGCACCGGCAAGACGGCGGCGTTCGGCCTGCCGCTGCTCGAGGCCGTCGACGCCGCGGACCGGTCGGTCCAGGCGCTGGTGCTCACCCCGACCCGCGAGCTCGCCATGCAGGTGGCCGACGCCGTCGCCTCCTTCGCGCACCGCACCAAGAACCTCACCGTCCTGCCCGTCTACGGCGGCTCGAGCTACGTGCCCCAGCTGCGTGCGCTGAAGGACGGCGCCCAGGTCGTCGTGGGCACGCCGGGCCGCGTCATGGACCTCATCGAGCGCGGCAGCCTCAAGCTCGGCGGCGTCAAGTTCCTCGTCCTGGACGAGGCCGACGAGATGCTGCGGATGGGCTTCGCCGAGGACGTCGAGGAGATCGCCTCGCACGTGCCTGCCGACCGTCGCACCGCGCTGTTCTCCGCCACCATGCCGGCCGCCATCAAGCGGGTCGCCGCCACGCACCTGACCGACCCGGTGCGCGTGGCGGTCACCCGACCCGCGTCGACCGTGGCCACGGTGCGCCAGACCTACGCCGTCGTGCCGTTCAAGCACAAGACCGGCGCGCTCGCCCGCGTCCTGGCGACGACCGACGCCGAGGCAGCCATCGTCTTCGTGCGCACCAAGGGCACGGTCGAGGACGTCTCCCTCGAGCTCTCCTCGCGCGGCATCTCCGCCGCGGGCCTGTCCGGCGACGTGCCCCAGAAGGAGCGCGAGAAGCTCGTCGAGCGCCTGCGCGCCGGCAGCCTCGACGTCCTCGTGGCCACCGACGTCGCCGCCCGTGGCCTCGACGTCGAGCGGATCGGCCTCGTCGTCAACTTCGACGTGCCCCGCGAGAACGACGCCTACGTGCACCGCATCGGCCGGACCGGCCGTGCGGGACGGACCGGCACCGCACTGACGTTCCTCACCCCGCGCGAGCGCTCCCGCCTGCACCAGATCGAGAAGGCCACCGGCTCCTCTCTCGAGGAGATCGCCATCCCGACGCCGGCGGACGTCTCCGCCCACAAGGCGCAGCAGCTCTTCACCCAGATCTCCGCACGACGCGAGGCCGGTCGGCTGCACATGTACCGCGACGTCATCACCGCCCATCTCGAGGAGACCGGGACCGACCTGCTCGAGGTGGCCGCCACCCTGGTCGCTCTCGCCGTCGGGGACGAGGGGCCGCGCCGCCGCGAGGACGACGGCGAGACCTACCCCCGGATCCGGCGCGAGGAGCAGGTGGACGAGGACGGCACGTTCCTCGGCGCCAGCTTCGACGAGGGCTTCGCACCGCGCGCCTCCCGCGGGGGCGAGCGCGGTGCGGCCGAGCGCGGCGGACGTCGCCCGCGCGTGGCCGGCGCCCGCTACCGCGTCGAGGTCGGCCACAAGGACGGCGTGCAGCCCGGCGCCATCGTCGGTGCGATCACCGGCGAGGGCGGCCTGCGCGGCTCCGACCTGGGCAAGATCGACATCTTCCCCAGCTTCTCCCTCGTGGAGATCTCCGGTGAGATGACGCCCGAGACGAGCCGCCGCATCGGCGCCGCTCGAGTGGCGGGCCGTCCGCTGAAGATCCGCCCGGACGAGGGCCCCCGCTCCGGTGGTGACCGCGGTGACCGCCGTGGCACCGACCGCAAGCCGTTCAAGGCCAAGCGCCACGGCGCCGGCCAGGGCGACCACGGCGAGCGTCCCTTCCGCTCGTCCCGCCCGGTGGGTGCGCGTCGGGCGTACTGA
- a CDS encoding glycosyl hydrolase: MPLRRVTALLASAVVLTGCARSTDDAARPEETADASAVDATAAGLPTTTGPFTGEIAVADGVRPPTNSWLAPAVFAPADRPVFTGTLSVRLRADGLSLGLPAPQASEGILMGAHPDHVDLALGADDYVLERVDELSGTFAYRRDGRTTGRVTMAEGWPYVAYEAAAAQKVDLPASTVAADGGASAEVGGITYRFVTDGSFSGTTLELAEGGSLVVYAEPAGASDADRQALRAGAVPLTGTDVAHAVEDGRASTTFTYDTAGASTVLASLPHQETTTDGEPLAATVPSVYGELALASGNEATFSVAAREPVPELDLANLDDAERSRVAGRVRADAVAVTFDAADSYYAGKQLQRAAQLYQLATGLGLTDEAAALKERMTGELDSWFDPEGCATREERCFAYDEKLGGLVGQEPSYGSDEFNDHHFHYGHMLYALGVLAADDPALAERYAAVADAVAHDIAAPEQTAAFPQRRSFDDWWGHSWASGTAPFGDGNNQESPSEAVNAWAGLALWADASGDTAMGEQARWMLANETATALEYWVAPELPEEFGHSSVGINWQGKRDFATFFDAAPSAVVGIQLIPMSPTHAAYLAEEPEAVQAMVDAAVPDGDPAGRPLVDYVIMAQALTDPDRATAMLEQLPAEQVDNGNSLSYLTAFVLSQD, translated from the coding sequence GTGCCCCTCCGCCGTGTGACCGCCCTGCTCGCCTCCGCCGTCGTGCTCACCGGGTGCGCCCGGTCCACCGACGACGCCGCCCGGCCCGAGGAGACCGCCGACGCGTCCGCCGTCGACGCCACGGCCGCGGGCCTGCCGACGACGACCGGTCCCTTCACCGGCGAGATCGCGGTGGCCGACGGCGTCAGGCCGCCGACCAACTCCTGGCTCGCGCCGGCAGTCTTCGCACCCGCGGACCGGCCGGTCTTCACCGGCACCCTCAGCGTGCGCCTGCGGGCCGACGGTCTGAGCCTCGGGCTCCCGGCGCCGCAGGCGTCCGAGGGCATCCTCATGGGCGCCCACCCGGACCACGTCGACCTGGCGCTCGGCGCCGACGACTACGTGCTCGAGCGGGTCGACGAGCTCTCCGGCACGTTCGCCTACCGCCGGGACGGGCGGACCACCGGCCGGGTCACGATGGCGGAGGGCTGGCCGTACGTCGCGTACGAGGCGGCCGCCGCACAGAAGGTCGACCTGCCCGCGTCCACCGTGGCCGCCGACGGCGGAGCGAGCGCCGAGGTCGGCGGGATCACCTACCGCTTCGTCACCGACGGCTCCTTCTCCGGCACCACGCTCGAGCTCGCCGAGGGCGGCTCGCTCGTCGTCTACGCCGAGCCCGCCGGCGCCTCCGACGCCGACCGCCAAGCCCTGCGCGCGGGCGCCGTCCCGCTCACGGGGACGGACGTCGCCCACGCCGTCGAGGACGGACGGGCCAGCACGACCTTCACCTACGACACCGCCGGCGCCTCCACCGTGCTCGCCTCCCTCCCGCACCAGGAGACGACGACCGACGGCGAGCCGCTCGCCGCCACCGTCCCGTCCGTCTACGGCGAGCTCGCTCTGGCCTCCGGCAACGAGGCCACGTTCTCCGTGGCCGCCCGGGAGCCCGTGCCCGAGCTCGACCTCGCCAACCTCGACGACGCCGAGCGGTCCCGGGTGGCCGGGCGGGTGCGCGCGGACGCGGTCGCAGTGACGTTCGACGCCGCCGACAGCTACTACGCCGGCAAGCAGCTCCAGCGCGCCGCCCAGCTCTACCAGCTCGCGACCGGTCTCGGCCTGACCGACGAGGCCGCCGCGCTGAAGGAGAGGATGACCGGCGAGCTCGACAGCTGGTTCGACCCCGAGGGGTGCGCCACGCGCGAGGAGCGCTGCTTCGCCTACGACGAGAAGCTGGGCGGGCTGGTGGGCCAGGAGCCCTCGTACGGGTCCGACGAGTTCAACGACCACCACTTCCACTACGGCCACATGCTGTACGCGCTGGGCGTGCTCGCCGCCGACGACCCGGCGCTCGCCGAGCGGTACGCCGCGGTGGCGGACGCCGTCGCCCACGACATCGCCGCCCCCGAGCAGACCGCGGCGTTCCCGCAGCGGCGCTCGTTCGACGACTGGTGGGGCCACTCCTGGGCGTCCGGCACCGCACCGTTCGGGGACGGCAACAACCAGGAGTCTCCCTCCGAGGCCGTCAACGCCTGGGCCGGCCTCGCCCTGTGGGCGGACGCGTCGGGCGACACGGCCATGGGCGAGCAGGCCCGCTGGATGCTCGCGAACGAGACGGCCACGGCCCTGGAGTACTGGGTCGCGCCCGAGCTGCCCGAGGAGTTCGGGCACAGCAGCGTCGGCATCAACTGGCAGGGCAAGCGCGACTTCGCGACCTTCTTCGACGCGGCCCCCTCCGCCGTCGTCGGTATCCAGCTCATCCCGATGAGCCCGACCCACGCCGCGTACCTCGCCGAGGAGCCGGAGGCGGTCCAGGCCATGGTCGACGCCGCGGTCCCCGACGGCGACCCGGCCGGGCGGCCGCTCGTCGACTACGTGATCATGGCCCAGGCACTGACGGACCCGGACCGGGCGACAGCGATGCTCGAGCAGCTCCCCGCGGAGCAGGTCGACAACGGCAACTCCCTGTCCTACCTGACGGCGTTCGTCCTCAGCCAGGACTGA
- a CDS encoding HlyD family efflux transporter periplasmic adaptor subunit, which produces MSLRRFASLLLGTLLILGIGAVGLVYTYGRAHTLDAVEATVETDLSTVGTPFAGHIQSLGVHAGDRVTAGQEVARVQSPSLSQSLETGFPEEGLGYRVDGDDVIVLTATADGVVGSAEHAAGSFVTANTQIASIEVQGTSRVRAEVPMSAADYARLPAGSAMTARLPDSTEVATEVYEVQFEEAEDGESVAVVRGRSPELAEAGTFTNGAPVTAQVHLDDAEGLGSWAARQLAELITPSGASI; this is translated from the coding sequence GTGAGTCTTCGCCGTTTCGCCTCCCTGCTGCTGGGCACCCTTCTCATCCTCGGCATCGGGGCGGTAGGCCTGGTGTACACCTACGGCCGCGCGCACACCCTGGACGCCGTCGAGGCGACCGTCGAGACCGACCTGTCCACGGTCGGCACGCCGTTCGCCGGCCACATCCAGTCCCTCGGCGTCCACGCAGGTGACCGGGTCACGGCCGGCCAGGAGGTCGCCCGCGTGCAGAGCCCGAGCCTCTCGCAGTCACTCGAGACGGGCTTCCCGGAGGAGGGCCTCGGCTACCGCGTCGACGGCGACGACGTCATCGTCCTCACGGCCACGGCGGACGGCGTGGTCGGCAGCGCCGAGCACGCAGCCGGCTCCTTCGTCACCGCGAACACCCAGATCGCGAGCATCGAGGTGCAGGGCACCTCGCGCGTCCGGGCCGAGGTGCCGATGAGCGCGGCGGACTACGCGCGGCTCCCCGCGGGGTCGGCGATGACGGCCAGGCTGCCCGACAGCACCGAGGTCGCCACCGAGGTCTACGAGGTCCAGTTCGAGGAGGCCGAGGACGGCGAGTCGGTCGCCGTCGTCCGGGGCCGCAGCCCCGAGCTGGCCGAGGCAGGCACGTTCACCAACGGTGCCCCCGTCACCGCGCAGGTCCACCTGGACGACGCCGAGGGCCTCGGCTCGTGGGCCGCACGGCAGCTCGCCGAGCTCATCACGCCCAGCGGAGCGTCGATCTGA
- a CDS encoding glycosyltransferase family 2 protein → MPANSPHLADLRRSPAWRPVEPAAAAPARVDETAAPLPRRVLRERHRAEQLATLEVGSPVRRDWEERLRGVGQGQRNLESPSLTMLVLLATIGVLLYASFLMRPENSGDLLPWLIVIVCESIMMGQVLISLWTQLSSTHNPRDFTFNEASRNLFVPVDWDLNAPLATDQMQLDGVPVTVDVFITTYGEPVETIRATAAAARAMRGRHETWILDDGRSPEVEALAAELGVSYLTRPDNKGAKAGNINHALGRTSGDYFVILDADFVPSPDLLVETIPFFAQEKVAFVQTPQVYGNIHNFITRGAGYLQTVFYSLIQPGKNRFNSAFCVGTNVVFARAAIAEIGGMYTRSKSEDVWTSMKLHELGWRSVYIPDVLAVGDTPETIEAYTKQQTRWATGAFEILFRANPLRNRRLSVDQRLQYFGTATFYLGGLVTFALLLLPPLQIFLDLTPIATDLPLWEWALYYSGFYVMQIVVATYTIGSFRWETLLLSTVSFPMYIRAMAGALLGRDRAWHVTGRAGRAASPFNYIVPQMLMFLALVVTSVVGLWKAEWSSTITLALVWNTVNALALAAFLGIAVREALALRRTERPVPPTHAATPSPATRQELL, encoded by the coding sequence ATGCCAGCGAACAGCCCGCACCTCGCCGACCTCCGCCGCAGCCCCGCCTGGCGGCCCGTCGAGCCGGCCGCCGCCGCGCCCGCGCGCGTCGACGAGACGGCCGCCCCTCTCCCCCGTCGCGTGCTGCGCGAGCGGCACCGCGCCGAGCAGCTCGCCACCCTCGAGGTGGGGTCGCCGGTCCGCCGCGACTGGGAGGAGCGCCTGCGCGGCGTCGGCCAGGGGCAGCGGAACCTCGAGTCGCCGTCGCTGACGATGCTCGTGCTGCTCGCCACGATCGGGGTGCTCCTCTACGCCTCGTTCCTCATGCGCCCCGAGAACTCCGGCGACCTCCTGCCCTGGCTGATCGTCATCGTGTGCGAGTCGATCATGATGGGCCAGGTCCTCATCTCGCTGTGGACCCAGCTGTCCTCCACGCACAACCCGCGTGACTTCACCTTCAACGAGGCCAGCCGGAACCTGTTCGTGCCGGTCGACTGGGACCTCAACGCCCCGCTCGCCACGGACCAGATGCAGCTCGACGGTGTCCCGGTCACCGTCGACGTCTTCATCACCACCTACGGCGAGCCCGTCGAGACCATCCGCGCCACGGCCGCCGCGGCGCGAGCCATGCGGGGCCGGCACGAGACGTGGATCCTCGACGACGGCCGCTCCCCCGAGGTCGAGGCGCTCGCCGCCGAGCTCGGGGTCAGCTACCTCACGCGGCCGGACAACAAGGGAGCCAAGGCCGGCAACATCAACCACGCGCTCGGCCGGACCTCCGGGGACTACTTCGTCATCCTCGACGCCGACTTCGTCCCCTCCCCCGACCTGCTCGTCGAGACGATCCCGTTCTTCGCCCAGGAGAAGGTCGCCTTCGTCCAGACCCCGCAGGTCTACGGCAACATCCACAACTTCATCACCCGCGGCGCCGGGTACCTGCAGACGGTGTTCTACTCACTGATCCAGCCCGGCAAGAACCGGTTCAACTCCGCGTTCTGCGTCGGCACGAACGTCGTCTTCGCGCGGGCGGCGATCGCCGAGATCGGCGGCATGTACACGAGGTCGAAGTCCGAGGACGTGTGGACGTCGATGAAGCTCCACGAGCTCGGCTGGCGCTCGGTCTACATTCCCGACGTCCTCGCCGTCGGCGACACCCCGGAGACCATCGAGGCCTACACCAAGCAGCAGACCCGCTGGGCCACCGGCGCCTTCGAGATCCTCTTCCGAGCAAACCCGCTGCGGAACCGACGCCTGTCCGTGGACCAGCGCCTGCAGTACTTCGGCACCGCCACCTTCTACCTCGGCGGGCTGGTCACGTTCGCGCTGCTCCTGCTCCCGCCACTGCAGATCTTCCTCGACCTGACCCCGATCGCCACGGACCTGCCGCTGTGGGAGTGGGCGCTGTACTACTCGGGGTTCTACGTCATGCAGATCGTGGTGGCGACGTACACGATCGGCTCGTTCCGGTGGGAGACGCTGCTCCTGTCCACGGTGTCGTTCCCGATGTACATCCGCGCGATGGCCGGGGCCCTGCTCGGCCGGGACCGCGCCTGGCACGTCACCGGCCGGGCGGGCCGGGCGGCGTCCCCGTTCAACTACATCGTCCCCCAGATGCTGATGTTCCTCGCGCTCGTCGTCACGTCCGTCGTCGGCCTCTGGAAGGCGGAGTGGAGCTCGACGATCACGCTCGCGCTCGTGTGGAACACGGTCAACGCCCTCGCGCTCGCCGCCTTCCTCGGCATCGCCGTGCGTGAGGCCCTCGCCCTGCGCCGCACCGAGCGCCCCGTGCCGCCGACCCACGCCGCCACCCCTTCCCCCGCCACCCGACAGGAGCTCCTGTGA
- a CDS encoding MFS transporter, which yields MSAQDSPGAAASSAGAAQDAGSARAEDGQSAQLVRLLLIASVALITLAAFEALAVATVMPVVVEELGGLHLYTVAAGAPLAAQLVATAVSGAWSDARGPRGSLLLGILLFCAGLLVAGLAPTMAVLAVGRAVQGFGAGLLMVPLYVLVGSMVPAARQPRFFAAFAAAWVVPGLVGPAIAGTVAEAASWRWVFLAVPVLTLAASTVLLPLLHHVRSVPRGPADADGRRRTRTLLLAATGAGLAAAALQVAGSDGGTTGVVLAVAGVAGLAVTVRQLLPAGTLRLRAGVPSAVACRGLLNAAFITAETFLPLLLVRAHDWSARDAGLVLTVSSITWAAGSAVQGRVRTPLRRALLLWLGPLLLAVGTFVSAAAALPGAAPWWVVAGWTVAGAGMGLIFPALSVLVLQATPRAEHGTVSSALQISDGLGAALGLALAGAVFTALVGTGGREAYLAGLVLAGGLGLLALWAGARATPPELE from the coding sequence GTGAGCGCCCAGGACAGCCCCGGTGCGGCGGCGTCGTCCGCCGGCGCTGCCCAGGACGCCGGCAGCGCCCGCGCCGAGGACGGGCAGTCCGCGCAGCTGGTCCGCCTGCTGCTGATCGCGTCGGTCGCGCTCATCACCCTCGCCGCGTTCGAGGCGCTCGCCGTGGCCACCGTCATGCCGGTGGTGGTGGAGGAGCTGGGTGGCCTCCACCTCTACACGGTGGCCGCGGGTGCACCGCTCGCGGCCCAGCTGGTGGCCACCGCCGTGAGCGGCGCGTGGTCCGACGCCCGTGGGCCGCGCGGCTCCCTCCTGCTGGGCATCCTCCTCTTCTGCGCCGGGCTCCTGGTGGCCGGCCTGGCACCGACCATGGCGGTCCTCGCGGTCGGGCGCGCCGTCCAGGGCTTCGGCGCCGGGCTGCTGATGGTCCCGCTGTACGTGCTGGTGGGCTCGATGGTGCCGGCCGCGCGCCAGCCCCGGTTCTTCGCCGCCTTCGCCGCCGCGTGGGTGGTGCCCGGCCTCGTGGGTCCGGCGATCGCCGGGACGGTGGCGGAGGCCGCGAGCTGGCGCTGGGTCTTCCTCGCGGTCCCCGTGCTCACCCTGGCGGCCTCCACGGTCCTGCTGCCGCTGCTGCATCACGTGCGGTCCGTCCCCCGTGGCCCGGCGGACGCCGACGGACGACGGCGGACCCGCACCCTCCTCCTGGCCGCCACCGGTGCCGGACTCGCAGCCGCCGCCCTGCAGGTGGCGGGGTCCGACGGCGGGACGACGGGGGTGGTGCTGGCGGTCGCCGGGGTGGCGGGCCTGGCGGTGACCGTGCGGCAGCTGCTCCCCGCCGGGACGCTGCGGCTGCGTGCCGGGGTGCCCTCGGCGGTGGCGTGCCGCGGGCTCCTCAACGCCGCCTTCATCACCGCCGAGACGTTCCTGCCCCTCCTGCTCGTCCGCGCCCACGACTGGTCCGCGCGGGACGCCGGTCTCGTGCTGACCGTCAGCTCGATCACCTGGGCCGCGGGCTCGGCCGTGCAGGGCAGGGTCCGCACGCCACTCCGGCGCGCCCTGCTGCTCTGGCTGGGACCGCTGCTGCTGGCCGTGGGCACGTTCGTCTCGGCAGCGGCTGCGCTGCCCGGCGCGGCCCCCTGGTGGGTGGTGGCCGGCTGGACCGTGGCGGGCGCCGGCATGGGGCTGATCTTCCCCGCACTGTCCGTCCTCGTGCTGCAGGCCACGCCCCGGGCCGAGCACGGCACGGTGAGCTCCGCGCTCCAGATCTCCGACGGCCTCGGCGCCGCCCTCGGGCTCGCCCTGGCCGGTGCCGTCTTCACGGCCCTGGTGGGGACCGGCGGCCGGGAGGCCTACCTGGCCGGGCTCGTGCTGGCCGGCGGCCTCGGGCTGCTCGCCCTGTGGGCCGGCGCCCGGGCGACGCCGCCCGAGCTGGAGTGA
- the aspS gene encoding aspartate--tRNA ligase, which produces MLRTHTAGSLRAGDIGQTVTLTGWVDRRRDHGGVAFIDLRDASGIAQVVIRDEEVAHELRAEFVLQVTGEVAKRPEGNANPNLPTGEIEVIASDVVVLNAAAPLPFQVSEHAEDSGQVGEEARLKHRYLDLRRKAPSHALRLRAKVNQAARRVLDNQDFVEIETPTLTRSTPEGARDFLVPARLSPGNWYALPQSPQLFKQLLMVAGMERYYQIARCYRDEDFRADRQPEFTQLDVEMSFVDQDDVIAVAEEVLAELWKLIDHEIPRPIARMTYREAMEKYGTDKPDLRFGLELTDLTEFFKDTPFRVFQNPYVGAVVMPGGAAQPRRTFDAWQEWAKQRGAKGLAYVTIADDGTLGGPVAKNISDAEREGLAAAVGAKPGDCVFFAAGRASDARALLGAARLEIGRRVGLIDEDAWSFVWVVDAPLFKPTGEDDDVAVGHSAWTAVHHAFTSPTPEWIDRFEESPGEALAYAYDIVCNGNEIGGGSIRIHRRDVQERVFAVMGIGEAEAQEKFGFLLDAFKFGAPPHGGIAFGWDRIVALLTKAESIRDVIAFPKSGGGYDPLTQAPAPITAQQRKEAGVDARPKQEENQDAAAKQAAPAR; this is translated from the coding sequence GTGCTCCGCACACACACCGCCGGCTCCCTGCGCGCCGGTGACATCGGACAGACCGTCACCCTCACCGGCTGGGTGGACCGCCGCCGTGACCACGGCGGCGTCGCCTTCATCGACCTGCGTGACGCCTCCGGCATCGCCCAGGTCGTCATCCGCGACGAGGAGGTCGCGCACGAGCTGCGCGCCGAGTTCGTCCTCCAGGTCACCGGCGAGGTCGCCAAGCGGCCCGAGGGCAACGCGAACCCCAACCTCCCGACCGGCGAGATCGAGGTCATCGCGAGCGACGTCGTCGTCCTCAACGCGGCGGCCCCGCTGCCGTTCCAGGTGTCCGAGCACGCCGAGGACTCCGGCCAGGTGGGCGAGGAGGCGCGGCTGAAGCACCGCTACCTCGACCTGCGCCGCAAGGCCCCGTCGCACGCGCTGCGCCTGCGCGCGAAGGTCAACCAGGCCGCCCGCCGGGTGCTCGACAACCAGGACTTCGTCGAGATCGAGACGCCCACCCTCACACGCTCCACCCCCGAGGGCGCGCGCGACTTCCTCGTGCCCGCGCGCCTGTCGCCGGGGAACTGGTACGCGCTGCCGCAGTCGCCCCAGCTGTTCAAGCAGCTGCTCATGGTCGCCGGGATGGAGCGGTACTACCAGATCGCCCGCTGCTACCGCGACGAGGACTTCCGCGCCGACCGCCAGCCGGAGTTCACCCAGCTCGACGTCGAGATGAGCTTCGTGGACCAGGACGACGTCATCGCCGTCGCCGAGGAGGTGCTCGCCGAGCTCTGGAAGCTGATCGACCACGAGATCCCGCGCCCCATCGCCCGCATGACGTACCGCGAGGCCATGGAGAAGTACGGCACGGACAAGCCGGACCTGCGCTTCGGACTCGAGCTGACGGACCTCACCGAGTTCTTCAAGGACACCCCCTTCCGGGTGTTCCAGAACCCGTACGTCGGTGCCGTCGTCATGCCGGGCGGCGCCGCCCAGCCGCGGCGCACCTTCGACGCGTGGCAGGAGTGGGCCAAGCAGCGCGGCGCCAAGGGCCTCGCGTACGTCACGATCGCCGACGACGGCACCCTCGGCGGCCCCGTCGCCAAGAACATCTCGGACGCCGAGCGCGAGGGCCTGGCAGCCGCCGTCGGCGCGAAGCCGGGCGACTGCGTGTTCTTCGCCGCCGGCCGCGCCTCGGACGCGCGCGCCCTGCTCGGCGCCGCCCGCCTCGAGATCGGCCGCCGGGTCGGGCTGATCGACGAGGACGCGTGGTCGTTCGTCTGGGTCGTCGACGCCCCGCTGTTCAAGCCCACGGGCGAGGACGACGACGTGGCCGTCGGCCACAGCGCGTGGACGGCCGTCCACCACGCCTTCACCTCCCCGACGCCGGAGTGGATCGACCGCTTCGAGGAGTCGCCGGGCGAGGCCCTCGCCTACGCGTACGACATCGTCTGCAACGGCAACGAGATCGGCGGCGGCTCCATCCGTATCCACCGCCGGGACGTGCAGGAGCGCGTGTTCGCCGTCATGGGGATCGGCGAGGCGGAGGCGCAGGAGAAGTTCGGCTTCCTCCTCGACGCGTTCAAGTTCGGCGCCCCGCCCCACGGCGGCATCGCGTTCGGCTGGGACCGCATCGTCGCGCTGCTGACGAAGGCGGAGTCCATCCGCGACGTCATCGCCTTCCCCAAGTCCGGCGGCGGCTACGACCCGCTGACCCAGGCGCCGGCGCCGATCACCGCGCAGCAGCGCAAGGAGGCGGGGGTGGACGCGCGTCCGAAGCAGGAGGAGAACCAGGACGCCGCGGCGAAGCAGGCCGCACCCGCACGGTGA
- a CDS encoding GNAT family N-acetyltransferase: MTGEPTALRPVTAADVGRPATTADAGRSACRSRSAPAAPGDVIDGWPFLRVRRHHWVPQEVWQGDGAAAVLLPRQDGCMLVGVGDPARLAELLAGGPLRPGPLGRPALPAGAGHVMLTRGTWQHLPADRQVLLEPTRPWDWLATAAAPQPVPGEDRVVELTGEERLERVYRCLDAGYPERGRRAHDVDLTWFGHVDDDGDLAGVLGADVPPAPARARGAGVHLEAVTVLPGRRRRGVAAAMTSAATRWGLGLGPVVHLGIWSDNDDARRLYTRLGFATQHRVENLRPVP; this comes from the coding sequence GTGACGGGCGAGCCGACCGCGCTGCGGCCCGTCACGGCGGCCGACGTCGGGCGGCCTGCCACCACGGCCGACGCCGGGCGGTCCGCCTGTCGCTCCAGGTCCGCACCCGCGGCGCCCGGGGACGTCATCGACGGCTGGCCGTTCCTGCGCGTGCGCCGGCACCACTGGGTGCCGCAGGAGGTCTGGCAGGGCGACGGCGCTGCCGCCGTCCTGCTGCCCCGGCAGGACGGGTGCATGCTCGTCGGCGTGGGGGACCCCGCCCGGCTCGCCGAGCTCCTCGCCGGTGGTCCCCTCCGGCCGGGGCCGCTCGGCAGGCCGGCGCTGCCGGCTGGTGCCGGCCACGTCATGCTGACGCGCGGCACCTGGCAGCACCTGCCGGCCGACAGGCAGGTGCTGCTCGAGCCGACGCGGCCCTGGGACTGGCTCGCCACGGCGGCCGCCCCGCAGCCGGTGCCTGGCGAGGACCGCGTGGTCGAGCTGACCGGAGAGGAGCGCCTCGAACGGGTCTACCGCTGCCTCGACGCGGGGTACCCGGAGCGGGGGCGGCGGGCCCACGACGTTGACCTGACGTGGTTCGGCCACGTCGACGACGACGGCGACCTCGCCGGTGTGCTCGGAGCCGACGTGCCGCCGGCTCCGGCCCGGGCGCGCGGTGCCGGCGTCCACCTCGAGGCGGTGACCGTCCTGCCCGGACGGCGCCGGCGCGGGGTCGCCGCCGCGATGACCTCCGCCGCGACCCGGTGGGGGCTCGGCCTCGGACCGGTCGTCCACCTCGGCATCTGGTCCGACAACGACGACGCCCGGCGCCTGTACACCCGGCTGGGGTTCGCCACCCAGCACCGGGTCGAGAACCTCCGGCCGGTGCCGTGA